The following coding sequences are from one Campylobacter sp. RM16187 window:
- the lon gene encoding endopeptidase La has product MQINESKAFPAELPIIVEDELFLYPFMITPLFLNDDENLAALNLAIENQSQILVAPTKPQNEGMRDFEGIYDAGVIGTIMRKVPLPDGRVKILFQGSSKGRIINKIGVKPLRAIVEVVHEKHPTAVKSDALVTVLREKVRDLAALSHFFPPDLLKTIEESVEVNRVCDLVLSSLRLKKQIAYEFFTEENLEQKLLKLIDYIIEEIEANKLQREIKNKVHSRIDKVNKEYFLKEQLKQIQQELGTDTTRENEIEEYRKKLEKKKKFMADDAYKEIKKQIDKLSRMHPDSADANTIQSYLDWVIEVPFENIANKKLSVAEVSRHLNTDHYGLVRPKERIEEYFSLRELLELRGIADKVNNGAILCFAGPPGVGKTSLANSIAKALKRELVRVALGGLEDVNELRGHRRTYIGAMPGRIVQGLIEAKQMNPVVVLDEIDKVGRSFRGDPTAVLLEILDPEQNNKFRDYYLNFNIDLSKVVFVATANDVGSIPPALRDRMEFIQLSSYTPQEKFEIARKYLIPQELKKHGLKSSEVSFGKDVLNLIISDYTRESGVRNLRRRIADIFRKVAKKLLSDMSIKKVNITTKNLSEFLEKKVYEIEPADKIDQVGQVNGLAWTSVGGDVLKIEAIRIQGKGSMQITGSLGDVMKESAYIAFSLVKVLIDNKKIKVPTKIIPVFADDKKKVEPSDVYRRFDLHIHVPEGATPKDGPSAGITMVTAIASILTDTKVRADVAMTGEITLSGRVLPIGGLKEKLIAAHKAGIKTALIPRKNYERDLDDVPNDVKTDVKIVAVDTIEDVLKVALVLK; this is encoded by the coding sequence TTGCAAATAAATGAATCAAAAGCTTTTCCGGCTGAGCTTCCTATAATAGTTGAAGACGAGCTATTTTTATATCCTTTTATGATAACTCCGCTATTTTTAAATGATGATGAAAATTTAGCCGCCCTAAATTTGGCTATAGAAAATCAAAGTCAAATTTTGGTAGCTCCGACAAAGCCACAAAATGAAGGAATGAGGGATTTTGAAGGTATTTATGATGCAGGAGTTATAGGCACGATTATGAGAAAAGTTCCGCTTCCTGACGGCAGAGTGAAAATTTTATTTCAAGGCTCAAGCAAGGGTCGAATAATCAATAAAATTGGTGTCAAGCCTTTAAGGGCTATTGTGGAAGTTGTCCATGAAAAGCACCCTACGGCTGTTAAAAGTGATGCTTTGGTAACCGTTCTTAGGGAAAAAGTTAGGGATTTAGCCGCTCTTAGCCATTTTTTCCCGCCTGACCTATTAAAAACTATAGAGGAAAGTGTAGAGGTTAATAGGGTATGTGACCTTGTGCTTAGTTCGCTTAGATTAAAAAAACAGATTGCTTACGAATTTTTTACAGAGGAAAATTTGGAGCAAAAACTCCTAAAGTTAATTGACTATATTATTGAGGAGATTGAGGCTAATAAACTGCAGCGCGAGATAAAAAACAAGGTTCATTCTCGCATAGACAAGGTCAATAAGGAGTATTTTTTAAAAGAGCAGTTAAAACAGATTCAACAAGAGCTTGGTACCGATACTACCCGTGAAAATGAGATAGAAGAGTATCGCAAGAAACTTGAGAAAAAGAAAAAATTCATGGCTGATGATGCTTATAAAGAGATTAAAAAGCAGATTGATAAACTAAGTCGCATGCATCCAGATTCTGCTGATGCGAATACTATCCAGAGCTATCTTGACTGGGTTATTGAGGTGCCTTTTGAAAATATTGCAAACAAAAAGCTAAGCGTAGCCGAGGTTAGCAGGCACCTAAATACCGATCATTACGGACTCGTCAGACCTAAAGAGAGGATAGAGGAATACTTCTCTCTAAGAGAGCTTTTAGAGCTTAGAGGAATTGCCGATAAGGTAAACAACGGAGCGATTTTATGCTTTGCAGGACCTCCGGGTGTGGGTAAAACCAGCCTTGCAAACTCTATCGCAAAGGCGCTTAAAAGAGAGCTTGTGCGAGTAGCACTTGGCGGGCTTGAGGACGTAAATGAGCTTAGAGGGCATAGAAGAACTTATATAGGAGCGATGCCGGGACGCATAGTGCAAGGTCTCATAGAGGCTAAGCAGATGAATCCTGTCGTAGTGCTTGATGAGATAGATAAGGTCGGCAGAAGTTTTCGTGGTGATCCTACGGCTGTTTTACTTGAAATTTTAGATCCGGAACAAAACAATAAATTTAGAGATTACTATCTAAATTTTAATATAGATCTAAGTAAGGTAGTATTTGTGGCTACTGCAAACGATGTTGGCTCTATCCCACCTGCACTACGCGACAGGATGGAGTTTATCCAGCTTAGTTCATATACTCCGCAAGAGAAATTTGAGATAGCCAGGAAATATTTGATACCTCAAGAACTTAAAAAACATGGATTAAAATCAAGCGAGGTAAGTTTTGGCAAAGATGTCTTAAATTTAATTATATCTGATTACACAAGAGAGAGCGGAGTAAGAAATTTACGCAGACGTATAGCGGATATCTTTAGAAAAGTTGCAAAAAAACTTTTAAGTGATATGAGTATTAAAAAAGTGAATATCACTACTAAAAATTTGAGTGAGTTTTTAGAGAAAAAAGTATACGAGATAGAGCCTGCGGATAAGATAGATCAAGTAGGGCAGGTTAATGGTCTTGCTTGGACAAGTGTGGGCGGAGATGTCCTAAAAATAGAGGCTATTCGCATTCAAGGCAAAGGCTCTATGCAGATAACCGGATCTTTGGGAGATGTGATGAAAGAGAGTGCATACATAGCATTTAGTCTCGTTAAGGTATTGATAGACAATAAGAAGATAAAAGTGCCTACTAAAATCATACCCGTTTTTGCAGATGATAAAAAGAAAGTTGAGCCAAGCGATGTGTATCGTAGGTTTGATCTGCATATACATGTGCCAGAAGGTGCGACTCCCAAAGATGGTCCAAGTGCTGGAATCACGATGGTAACCGCAATAGCTTCGATACTTACCGATACAAAGGTTAGGGCTGATGTGGCTATGACAGGAGAGATAACTTTAAGTGGTAGAGTTTTACCTATAGGCGGGCTCAAAGAAAAGCTGATAGCGGCTCATAAGGCCGGCATAAAAACTGCTTTAATACCGCGCAAAAACTACGAGCGCGACTTAGACGATGTGCCAAACGATGTAAAAACCGACGTAAAGATCGTTGCCGTTGATACTATAGAAGATGTTTTAAAAGTCGCTTTGGTCTTAAAATAA